A region of Chitinophaga flava DNA encodes the following proteins:
- a CDS encoding FecR family protein, which translates to MDQNRLEYLFSRYTAGHATPEELREFDAMVQVPDNETALKENIDRLLYNASGSASMPESAIQATLQHITGKHAPSSIVRYLRNWWAAAAVIVLLGCSLYLLKTPKTTTVPLADKAPGTDKAVLTLADGTTIQLDSSGHQVIGQQQTAIRQSGGQLQYTVLHPAASTGYNTLTTPCGGQFRVILPDGTTVWLNTASSLRYPTAFTGTDRTVELQGEAYFEVAANPSLPFRVKTAGQEIQVLGTSFNMNAYTNEDYTVTTLVTGRVKATAPGTPEGVVLAPGQQAITAHSGNARIAVGSTNAADAIAWKNGLFLFDNASLETVMRCLERWYDVTVKYEVTPDIHYTGQIARNQPLSIVIAMLEQTGSARFRLIRAEQGHQTKDMIIILQ; encoded by the coding sequence ATGGACCAAAATCGACTGGAATATTTATTCAGCAGGTATACTGCCGGCCATGCCACGCCCGAAGAGCTCAGGGAATTTGATGCCATGGTGCAAGTACCGGACAATGAAACAGCCTTAAAAGAAAATATTGACCGATTACTGTATAACGCAAGCGGAAGCGCTTCCATGCCGGAAAGCGCTATCCAGGCAACGTTACAACATATTACCGGGAAACATGCGCCTTCATCCATTGTGCGTTATCTCCGCAACTGGTGGGCAGCTGCAGCCGTTATTGTATTACTGGGCTGCAGTCTCTACCTGCTGAAAACACCGAAAACAACCACGGTACCGCTGGCCGACAAAGCACCTGGCACCGACAAAGCCGTGCTGACCCTCGCCGATGGCACCACCATACAGCTGGACAGCAGCGGCCACCAGGTTATCGGTCAACAGCAGACAGCCATCCGGCAGTCCGGCGGACAACTGCAATACACTGTACTGCACCCCGCTGCCAGCACCGGTTATAATACACTGACTACCCCCTGTGGCGGACAGTTCAGGGTGATACTGCCGGACGGCACCACCGTATGGCTGAATACCGCTTCCTCTCTGCGTTACCCAACTGCCTTTACCGGCACCGACAGGACCGTAGAGCTGCAGGGTGAAGCCTATTTTGAAGTAGCTGCTAACCCTTCCCTGCCCTTCCGGGTGAAAACAGCCGGACAGGAAATACAGGTGCTGGGTACCAGTTTTAACATGAACGCCTATACGAATGAGGACTATACCGTCACCACACTGGTGACAGGCCGCGTAAAAGCCACGGCTCCGGGCACTCCTGAAGGGGTGGTGCTGGCGCCCGGCCAACAGGCTATCACCGCCCACAGCGGCAATGCCCGCATTGCGGTAGGTAGCACCAACGCCGCAGACGCCATTGCATGGAAAAACGGGCTTTTCCTGTTTGACAATGCCAGCCTGGAAACTGTCATGCGTTGCCTGGAACGCTGGTATGATGTTACCGTAAAATATGAAGTCACACCGGATATACACTACACCGGGCAGATCGCCAGAAACCAGCCACTGTCCATAGTAATCGCTATGCTGGAACAAACCGGCAGCGCCCGGTTCCGCCTGATCAGGGCCGAACAGGGACATCAAACAAAAGATATGATCATCATCCTACAATAA
- a CDS encoding SusC/RagA family TonB-linked outer membrane protein, which produces MMKLTGVLLLALCLQVSARVYSQKVTLTERNVPVQQIFSSIRQQTGFMFLYSNETLKNTHTVSAQLTDVPLKDALDHITSNQPITYSIEDNNTILIKPKPVTTVTAPALIALSGTVTDSKGQPLIGVTVKAKGSAAGAITNEQGYWSLQAPDNTTVLVFSFIGYMNHEEPIKGRSNIHVVLKQEDKTMSEVVVTGYQKVERRSLTSSITSLKTENLKTINQPSIDKLLQGQVPGMVVMSTSGAPGAVPQIRIRGTSTISGNTQPLWVVDGIILDDPINASVDDIMTNRNLIASGIGGINVEDIESINVLKDAAATAIYGTKAANGVIVLTSKKGQAGKTRINYSSFATLNMRPRIEDAYMMNSQERIGVDLEMMRRGVLTASSPRIGEYGTATDFERYLIDVHDRKLSWADFEKKVNQLEQVNTDWFQYLFRNGFTHRQNLNISGGNEKTTFYLSGSYMDEQATAKQTGMKTYTASLKVYTKLHPTLRVGGILDFNRRDNSSFFAADSRENPYEWAIYTTRAQNAYDENGNYNYLYYNGIKYNFMENRDYGWRNSKNFGIRGTVDLEWKPLNPLIFSSLISFANQNTTDEDIATENSYFVKRRQQDVYTIIDYVGVQLWNEGGYRKGRNNNNNSITLRNQVSYMPVLNANHRFDVMAGQEIRTSKYEEEATEIYGYVHDRGRQQMPQFALMQKLGVPYWTENLNQQASVSYYGTTGYTFKNRYTVSFNARTDGSNRFGLKTNQLFQPLWAVGANYQLKEEPFFANKDWLSYLTVRASYGSQGNVAAQAYSDIVATIGKPDQANKDNFLVINAPKNPNLKWEKNYTTNVALELGLWKRRFMVTLEYYNKKGVDLLGNKRVSQVSGFNTIQVNWASMRNSGVEVTFNTINIDTKNFRWSTNLNAGYNKNEVLDVYSLPTVYSLTNAQRSNYGDAAMIGKPINGLWSYRFAGLNQDGHATFYTNKPGETVSNGMRSLDGLVYSGTTMPLVQGGFTNTFSYKKFTLSALFIGSFGNVIRLRNLSTGILFNYPEASQNLSAEWANRWQQPGDELKTNIPRLESEMNIGGLSDSRPYNGEMYDNSDLRTVKGDFVRLQNLSLSYDLYSPRLRKSGIQNMRFMLQGNNLHVWKNSALKGQDPEATGSVMRYSDTRSANVSFGNTYLPLPRSYSFSFSLQF; this is translated from the coding sequence ATGATGAAACTTACAGGAGTACTCTTGCTCGCCCTATGCCTGCAAGTAAGTGCCAGGGTCTATTCCCAGAAGGTGACACTCACGGAGCGCAACGTTCCGGTACAGCAAATATTCAGTAGTATTCGCCAACAAACAGGGTTCATGTTTCTTTACAGTAATGAAACCCTTAAAAACACACATACCGTTTCTGCACAACTGACTGACGTGCCGCTGAAAGATGCGCTGGACCATATCACCAGTAACCAGCCTATCACCTACAGCATTGAAGACAATAATACCATTCTGATCAAACCTAAGCCAGTGACCACAGTAACGGCTCCTGCCCTTATTGCTCTCAGCGGAACCGTAACCGATAGTAAAGGGCAACCGCTCATCGGGGTAACCGTAAAAGCAAAAGGTTCTGCTGCAGGCGCCATCACCAACGAACAGGGCTACTGGTCGCTGCAGGCTCCAGACAATACCACTGTGCTTGTATTTTCCTTCATCGGTTATATGAACCATGAAGAGCCTATCAAGGGTAGAAGCAATATACATGTAGTGTTGAAACAGGAAGACAAAACCATGAGCGAAGTAGTGGTAACCGGCTACCAGAAGGTAGAACGGCGCTCGCTCACCTCTTCCATCACTTCTCTTAAAACGGAAAATCTCAAAACCATCAACCAGCCCAGCATCGACAAACTGCTGCAGGGACAGGTACCCGGTATGGTAGTAATGAGCACTTCCGGTGCACCGGGAGCGGTACCACAGATCCGTATCCGCGGTACATCCACCATCAGTGGAAACACACAGCCTTTATGGGTAGTAGACGGTATCATCCTCGATGATCCTATCAACGCCTCCGTAGACGATATTATGACCAACCGTAACCTGATAGCCTCTGGTATCGGCGGTATCAACGTAGAAGATATCGAGTCTATCAACGTGCTGAAAGATGCGGCGGCCACCGCTATCTACGGTACCAAAGCAGCGAACGGCGTTATCGTGCTGACCTCCAAAAAAGGCCAGGCTGGTAAAACAAGGATTAACTATTCCAGTTTTGCGACGCTCAATATGCGTCCCCGTATCGAAGACGCCTATATGATGAATTCTCAGGAGAGAATCGGTGTAGACCTGGAAATGATGCGCCGGGGCGTACTCACCGCCAGCTCCCCCCGCATCGGTGAATACGGTACTGCCACCGACTTTGAACGTTATCTCATAGATGTACATGACCGTAAACTCAGCTGGGCCGACTTCGAGAAAAAAGTCAACCAGCTGGAACAGGTAAACACCGACTGGTTTCAATACCTCTTCCGCAACGGCTTCACACATCGTCAGAACCTTAATATCTCCGGCGGTAATGAAAAAACCACTTTCTATCTCTCCGGCAGCTATATGGATGAACAAGCCACTGCAAAGCAGACAGGCATGAAAACCTATACCGCCTCATTGAAAGTATATACCAAACTGCATCCTACACTGCGTGTAGGTGGTATCCTGGATTTTAACCGCCGTGACAACAGTAGCTTTTTTGCCGCCGACTCCCGTGAAAACCCTTACGAATGGGCCATTTACACCACCCGTGCCCAGAATGCCTATGATGAAAACGGTAACTACAACTACCTGTATTACAATGGCATCAAATACAACTTCATGGAAAACCGTGACTATGGCTGGCGTAATTCCAAAAACTTCGGCATCAGAGGTACGGTAGATCTGGAGTGGAAGCCCCTGAATCCGCTGATCTTCAGCAGCCTCATTTCCTTTGCCAACCAGAACACTACCGATGAAGATATCGCCACCGAAAACAGCTACTTCGTTAAAAGAAGACAGCAGGATGTTTACACCATCATCGATTATGTAGGTGTTCAGCTGTGGAATGAAGGCGGTTACCGCAAAGGCAGAAACAATAACAACAACTCCATCACACTTCGTAACCAGGTGTCCTATATGCCGGTACTCAATGCCAATCACCGTTTTGATGTGATGGCCGGACAGGAAATCAGGACTTCCAAATATGAAGAAGAAGCAACGGAAATCTATGGTTATGTGCATGACCGCGGAAGACAGCAGATGCCACAGTTTGCACTGATGCAGAAACTGGGTGTTCCCTACTGGACTGAAAACCTCAACCAGCAGGCATCTGTGTCTTATTACGGTACTACAGGCTATACCTTCAAAAACAGATATACCGTAAGTTTCAACGCCCGTACAGATGGCTCCAACCGCTTTGGTCTCAAAACCAACCAGCTGTTCCAGCCACTGTGGGCCGTAGGTGCCAACTACCAGCTGAAAGAAGAACCTTTCTTCGCCAACAAGGACTGGTTGAGTTATCTCACTGTACGCGCTTCCTATGGCAGCCAGGGTAACGTAGCTGCACAGGCCTATTCAGATATTGTGGCCACTATCGGTAAGCCCGATCAGGCCAACAAGGACAACTTCCTGGTGATCAATGCACCTAAGAACCCCAACCTGAAATGGGAGAAAAACTATACCACCAACGTGGCGCTGGAGCTGGGTCTCTGGAAACGCCGTTTCATGGTGACTTTGGAATACTATAACAAAAAAGGTGTAGATCTGCTCGGCAACAAACGTGTATCACAGGTATCCGGCTTCAACACCATTCAGGTGAACTGGGCTTCTATGAGAAACAGTGGTGTGGAAGTAACTTTCAACACCATCAACATCGACACCAAAAACTTCCGCTGGTCTACCAACCTCAATGCAGGTTACAATAAAAACGAAGTGCTGGACGTATACTCTCTGCCTACCGTGTATAGCCTGACCAATGCCCAGAGAAGCAATTACGGCGACGCAGCAATGATCGGCAAGCCGATCAACGGATTGTGGTCTTATCGTTTTGCAGGCCTCAATCAGGACGGACATGCCACCTTCTATACCAACAAACCCGGAGAAACCGTATCCAATGGTATGCGTAGCCTCGACGGGCTGGTATATTCCGGTACGACTATGCCATTAGTACAGGGCGGCTTCACCAACACTTTCTCTTATAAAAAATTCACTTTATCAGCACTGTTCATCGGCAGTTTCGGCAACGTAATCCGTTTACGCAACCTCTCTACCGGTATACTCTTCAATTATCCTGAAGCTTCTCAGAACCTGTCTGCCGAATGGGCCAACAGATGGCAGCAGCCGGGTGATGAACTTAAAACCAACATTCCCCGCCTGGAATCAGAGATGAACATCGGCGGCCTCTCCGATTCACGGCCTTACAACGGAGAAATGTATGACAACAGCGACCTCAGAACAGTAAAAGGAGATTTTGTGCGTCTGCAGAACCTCTCCCTCAGCTACGATCTGTACAGCCCCCGTCTGCGTAAAAGCGGCATTCAGAATATGCGGTTCATGCTGCAGGGCAACAACCTGCATGTATGGAAAAACAGCGCACTCAAAGGGCAGGATCCGGAAGCGACCGGCTCTGTGATGCGGTACAGCGACACCAGATCAGCCAATGTATCATTTGGTAATACTTACCTGCCTCTGCCACGCTCCTATTCATTCTCCTTTTCCTTACAGTTTTAA
- a CDS encoding RagB/SusD family nutrient uptake outer membrane protein yields the protein MMKYRYLTPLLLFSFILASCNKMLDIKPVNRMVPVSIADYESVLLGGYPRADFFIKTELMTDNVYANLATTTNPTKELELWFTWAPSKVPDGQENDPYWGQLYSSIFYANTVLDNFSERKPASDETALYETVKGEAYALRAFAYFYLANYYAEPYSQATLKAPGVPMPLSAKDVHQNTQNNVREPLEKVYKQILADIDQASTLLAGKKSINKFRFDLSAVQALRARVLFFTGEYEKAIAAATDVIVTKPLSDMNSMQARIDEKGNVNAFTGNIGVIDGDYKNEVLFFTGGSANTNIYYHTMNMFKPAPELLALCMRPNGGSDYRRYIFATFYDPTTSEGKQSGPTLYNMYAKQENPSYYIGLKVSEAYVIRAEAYARLKQKDKAITDLNTLLTRRIKRGEFVPLQAGDFTDESLLQRILEERRVELAFDAGLRWMDLRRLGKPALTHVYKNGQLYQLKQNDNRYLLQIPLSELNNSPEMQPNP from the coding sequence ATGATGAAATATAGATATCTCACACCATTACTGCTGTTTTCGTTTATCCTTGCCAGTTGCAATAAAATGCTGGACATTAAACCGGTGAACCGGATGGTGCCGGTGAGCATTGCCGATTATGAGTCTGTACTGCTGGGCGGTTATCCCCGCGCCGACTTCTTCATCAAAACAGAATTGATGACAGACAACGTATATGCCAACCTGGCCACTACTACCAATCCGACGAAAGAGCTGGAGCTATGGTTTACCTGGGCACCTTCCAAAGTACCGGACGGCCAGGAGAACGATCCTTACTGGGGCCAACTGTACTCGTCTATCTTTTATGCCAACACCGTGCTGGACAACTTCAGCGAGCGCAAGCCGGCCAGTGATGAAACAGCACTCTACGAAACTGTAAAAGGAGAAGCATATGCCCTGCGGGCTTTTGCGTACTTCTATCTGGCCAACTATTATGCAGAACCTTACAGTCAGGCTACGCTTAAAGCTCCGGGCGTGCCCATGCCCCTGAGTGCAAAAGATGTACATCAAAATACACAAAACAATGTGCGGGAGCCATTGGAGAAAGTATACAAACAGATACTGGCCGATATAGACCAGGCATCCACACTGCTGGCAGGTAAAAAGAGCATCAACAAATTCAGGTTTGATCTCAGTGCAGTACAGGCCTTGCGCGCCCGGGTACTATTCTTCACGGGCGAATATGAAAAGGCCATTGCTGCAGCCACTGATGTGATCGTGACCAAACCCCTCTCGGACATGAACAGCATGCAGGCACGCATCGATGAAAAGGGTAACGTTAACGCTTTCACGGGCAACATAGGTGTTATAGACGGTGACTACAAAAATGAAGTGCTGTTTTTTACCGGAGGCAGCGCCAATACCAACATCTACTACCATACCATGAATATGTTTAAACCTGCTCCGGAACTGCTGGCCCTCTGTATGCGTCCCAACGGAGGCAGCGACTACCGCCGGTACATATTCGCCACCTTCTATGATCCTACGACATCGGAAGGCAAGCAGTCCGGGCCCACCTTGTACAACATGTACGCCAAGCAGGAAAATCCCAGCTACTATATCGGACTTAAAGTCAGCGAAGCATATGTTATCCGTGCAGAAGCTTATGCACGGCTGAAACAGAAAGATAAGGCCATCACCGACCTTAACACGCTGTTGACACGCCGTATCAAAAGAGGTGAGTTTGTGCCGTTGCAGGCAGGTGACTTTACAGATGAAAGTCTGCTGCAACGTATCCTGGAAGAACGTCGCGTAGAACTGGCTTTTGATGCAGGTCTCCGCTGGATGGACCTGAGAAGACTGGGTAAACCAGCGCTGACACATGTGTACAAAAACGGGCAGCTCTATCAGCTGAAACAGAACGACAACCGTTATCTGCTACAGATACCACTGTCTGAATTGAACAACAGCCCTGAAATGCAGCCTAATCCCTGA
- a CDS encoding zinc-binding metallopeptidase, whose protein sequence is MMKPIYASLLVLAALFGGGCSKEPQPGFTADLGIAKNYTPPADAPAEVKEMFNRYDVWIRMDFNDWKEVTNGVLGTDPINRWGAGKIDDDQRSSAIMYSQALLSNVSEKFAKTFFPMEIFFVKTYRGSFWAADLINFGRSRLIVCWPNHLIGALPVTDPANHYYMDSTLTRAIWSALGPMVAGRMATPISEFVLAGKAYDNGEALDKIFKQYEKDRDQDALNKSRDEVARNGGFITIGGSTNFDVDFGEWMKLLVTESYDNIKTQYLDNSPARARKYEVIVKFFNSYGWDIQKCGNYYRQRLGN, encoded by the coding sequence ATGATGAAACCAATATATGCTTCTCTGTTAGTACTGGCAGCCCTCTTCGGAGGAGGCTGCTCCAAAGAACCCCAGCCCGGGTTCACAGCCGATCTGGGTATCGCAAAAAACTATACGCCGCCTGCAGATGCGCCTGCTGAGGTAAAAGAGATGTTTAACCGTTATGATGTTTGGATACGCATGGACTTCAATGACTGGAAGGAAGTCACCAACGGTGTCCTGGGTACCGATCCTATCAACCGCTGGGGTGCGGGTAAAATTGATGATGACCAGCGAAGCAGCGCCATTATGTATTCGCAGGCTTTATTATCCAATGTGTCGGAGAAATTTGCAAAGACCTTTTTCCCGATGGAAATATTTTTTGTGAAGACTTACAGAGGCAGTTTCTGGGCCGCAGACCTTATCAACTTCGGCCGCAGCAGGCTGATTGTATGCTGGCCCAATCATCTGATAGGCGCTTTACCGGTAACCGATCCTGCTAACCATTACTATATGGACTCTACGCTGACCCGTGCTATATGGAGTGCGCTGGGACCCATGGTAGCCGGCAGAATGGCAACTCCCATCTCCGAATTTGTATTGGCGGGCAAAGCCTATGATAATGGCGAAGCCCTGGACAAGATCTTCAAACAATACGAAAAAGACAGGGATCAGGATGCACTTAACAAGTCCCGTGATGAAGTAGCCCGCAACGGCGGCTTTATCACCATCGGCGGTAGTACCAACTTCGATGTAGACTTCGGCGAATGGATGAAATTACTCGTCACCGAATCGTACGATAACATCAAAACACAATATCTGGACAACAGCCCTGCCCGCGCCAGGAAGTATGAAGTGATCGTGAAGTTCTTCAACAGCTACGGCTGGGACATCCAGAAGTGCGGTAACTATTACCGTCAAAGACTGGGCAACTAA
- a CDS encoding TlpA disulfide reductase family protein, with product MKKATLAAACMLPLMAVAQESPYTINGTVGKDNIYQKAYLYSSNSKGRIIDSAVITNGSFTFTGKTDIASRAFLFTGNTLASSYTANRLVFYLEKGTILINSADSILNATIKGGAANTVHQQYKKASQDVNKKSDELSEKYYAMTPAEREQEAFKKQYQAENKAIDQAQQKVLATFVKAHPKTSVSLDAITEWAGYDPDPEKVTPVFNLLSADIRGSKAGKQFADHLETQRKTAIGVMAPVFTQNDTLGNPVSLKDFRGKYVLVDFWASWCGPCRKENPNVVAAFQQFKDKNFTILGVSLDNENGKSFWMQAIHDDGLLWTQVSDLKGWKNEAAKMYGVQGIPANFLIGPDGKIVAKNLRAEALEKKLASLLQ from the coding sequence ATGAAAAAAGCAACGCTCGCAGCAGCCTGTATGCTGCCACTGATGGCGGTGGCCCAGGAAAGCCCTTACACCATCAATGGAACTGTAGGTAAAGACAACATCTACCAGAAAGCCTATCTGTACAGCAGCAACAGCAAGGGAAGAATCATTGATTCCGCTGTTATCACCAATGGCAGTTTCACTTTTACCGGTAAAACAGATATCGCCTCCAGGGCTTTCCTGTTTACCGGTAATACCCTTGCCAGCTCCTATACCGCCAACCGTCTGGTGTTTTACCTGGAAAAAGGTACTATCCTTATCAACAGTGCCGACTCCATCCTGAACGCTACTATCAAGGGTGGCGCAGCCAACACTGTTCATCAGCAATACAAAAAAGCATCTCAGGATGTCAACAAAAAATCAGATGAGCTGAGCGAGAAATACTATGCCATGACGCCTGCAGAAAGAGAGCAGGAAGCCTTTAAAAAGCAGTACCAGGCAGAGAATAAAGCCATCGACCAGGCGCAGCAGAAAGTGCTGGCCACTTTTGTAAAAGCCCATCCCAAGACCAGCGTAAGCCTCGATGCCATCACCGAATGGGCAGGCTACGATCCGGATCCGGAAAAAGTGACGCCAGTGTTCAACCTGTTATCAGCTGATATCCGCGGCAGCAAAGCCGGCAAACAGTTTGCCGACCACCTGGAGACACAGCGCAAAACAGCTATTGGCGTTATGGCGCCAGTATTCACTCAGAATGATACCCTCGGCAATCCCGTATCCCTGAAGGATTTCAGAGGTAAGTATGTACTGGTAGATTTCTGGGCCAGCTGGTGCGGTCCCTGCCGCAAGGAAAACCCTAATGTGGTAGCCGCCTTCCAGCAGTTTAAAGACAAAAACTTCACCATCCTGGGCGTATCCCTCGATAATGAAAATGGCAAATCTTTCTGGATGCAGGCTATCCATGATGATGGACTGCTGTGGACACAGGTATCAGACCTGAAAGGCTGGAAAAATGAAGCCGCTAAAATGTACGGAGTACAAGGTATTCCGGCCAATTTCCTCATCGGCCCCGATGGGAAAATAGTCGCCAAAAATCTCCGTGCCGAAGCACTGGAGAAAAAGCTGGCATCACTGCTGCAATAA
- a CDS encoding acyl-CoA dehydrogenase family protein: MSGSGFDFQHVTNQVPVLENYNTFTTHPHLHQALQAYGGDAAIERAIQLGRLMGSHDFQEAGNLANKYTPVLHTHDRFGNRLDTVTYHPAYHQMMATAIQHQVHSIAWTAPQGGYLAHSVLSYLKQQIDEGSSCPLTMTFAVVPSLKISPDIAEEWLPLVLSNTYDERHIPYYDKRGVTFGMAMTEPQGGSDVRANITHAHAVSPGIYRITGRKWFCSAPMSDAFLVLAQAPKGLSCFLVPRFTPEGNKNQLRFQRLKDKLGNRSNASGEVEFHEAWGRIIGEEGRGIANIMEMVRHTRLDCAVGSAATMQRALAEAIHHCRHRSAFGRKLADQPLMKNVLADLCLESAAATTLAMRLAQSFDEATTDETALHFSRITTAIGKFWNTKRAVLAMGEILECLGGNGYVEESILPRLYRDIPVNAIWEGSGNIQALDVLRAMHKEPQSMDALMQYFQRAKGQHPILNQHLQKIQQLLHQPADYELKARIITEKMALAIQAIELIHTAPALGELFCKARLATEGHLTWGTLEDGKGLDEVIAGVYTEEVSIP, encoded by the coding sequence ATGTCTGGTTCCGGTTTCGACTTTCAGCATGTCACCAACCAGGTGCCTGTGCTGGAAAACTACAATACCTTCACTACCCATCCACATCTGCACCAAGCGCTGCAAGCCTATGGAGGTGATGCAGCCATTGAGAGGGCCATACAGCTGGGGCGCCTCATGGGCAGCCACGACTTCCAGGAAGCCGGTAATCTGGCCAATAAATACACGCCGGTATTGCATACCCACGACCGTTTCGGTAACCGCCTTGATACCGTCACCTATCACCCTGCCTATCATCAGATGATGGCCACTGCTATCCAGCATCAGGTACATTCTATCGCCTGGACTGCGCCGCAGGGCGGTTATCTGGCCCATAGCGTACTCTCCTATCTCAAACAACAGATAGACGAAGGGAGCAGTTGCCCCTTGACCATGACCTTTGCAGTAGTGCCCTCTTTGAAAATATCTCCCGATATCGCCGAAGAATGGCTGCCCCTCGTTCTTTCCAACACCTATGACGAAAGGCATATTCCTTACTACGACAAAAGAGGTGTCACCTTCGGCATGGCTATGACCGAACCCCAGGGCGGCAGCGATGTACGCGCCAACATCACCCATGCCCATGCCGTAAGCCCCGGCATCTACCGCATCACCGGCCGCAAATGGTTCTGCAGCGCCCCCATGAGCGATGCCTTCCTTGTACTGGCACAGGCTCCTAAAGGTCTCAGCTGCTTTCTCGTTCCCCGCTTCACCCCTGAAGGCAATAAAAACCAGCTCCGCTTTCAACGTCTCAAAGATAAGCTGGGCAACAGGTCCAACGCCTCCGGTGAAGTGGAGTTTCACGAAGCCTGGGGAAGAATTATTGGTGAAGAAGGTCGCGGTATCGCCAATATCATGGAAATGGTACGTCATACCCGCCTCGACTGCGCCGTAGGTTCAGCCGCCACCATGCAACGCGCCCTGGCAGAAGCCATCCACCACTGCCGCCATAGAAGCGCCTTCGGCCGCAAACTGGCAGACCAGCCCCTCATGAAAAATGTACTGGCAGACTTATGCCTCGAATCAGCCGCAGCCACCACCCTCGCCATGCGCCTCGCCCAAAGCTTCGATGAAGCTACTACCGACGAAACAGCCCTGCACTTCTCCCGCATCACCACCGCCATAGGTAAATTCTGGAATACCAAAAGGGCCGTCCTCGCCATGGGCGAAATACTCGAATGCCTCGGCGGCAACGGCTACGTAGAAGAATCCATCCTCCCCCGCCTCTACCGCGACATACCTGTCAACGCCATATGGGAAGGCTCCGGCAATATCCAGGCCCTCGACGTACTCCGCGCCATGCATAAAGAACCTCAAAGCATGGACGCCCTCATGCAATACTTTCAACGCGCCAAAGGTCAACATCCCATTCTTAATCAACACCTCCAAAAAATACAGCAACTCCTCCACCAACCCGCCGACTATGAACTCAAAGCTCGTATCATCACCGAAAAAATGGCCCTCGCCATACAAGCGATAGAACTAATACATACCGCACCTGCACTTGGAGAACTGTTCTGCAAGGCAAGACTGGCTACAGAAGGGCACCTCACCTGGGGTACACTGGAAGATGGGAAAGGGCTGGATGAGGTGATAGCAGGGGTGTATACAGAGGAGGTTTCGATTCCTTAG
- a CDS encoding DUF5996 family protein, translating to MQHTVLTSGQWPVIKFEDWKDTLATVHLWTQIVGKIRLRTMPWLNHSWHVTLYVNPYGLGTGSMPYQDGIFQIDFDFVHHQLVIVTSNGDREALGLRPRTVADFYATLFEKLQSLNIDVPIYPVPSEIPGAIPFNEDELHQSYDQHQMENFWLALVRMHNVLTRFRARFTGKCSPVHFFWGAFDLAVTRFSGRDAPEHTGAAPNMPTIVMQEAYSKEVSSCGFWPGNEQYPQACFYSYAYPAAPDFGTQPVQPAGAFYSQEMGEFMLPYDIVQQADNPDEALMAFLQSTYEAAANTSRWDRKALECDLSRYEEAYGCYKEV from the coding sequence ATGCAGCACACTGTTTTAACATCCGGCCAATGGCCGGTCATCAAGTTTGAAGACTGGAAAGATACGCTGGCTACTGTACATCTGTGGACACAGATAGTGGGCAAGATCCGCCTCCGGACGATGCCCTGGCTGAACCATTCCTGGCATGTCACACTTTATGTAAATCCGTATGGGCTTGGTACAGGAAGTATGCCTTACCAGGATGGTATCTTTCAGATAGATTTTGATTTTGTTCATCACCAGCTGGTGATTGTCACCAGCAACGGCGACCGGGAAGCTCTGGGGCTAAGACCCAGAACAGTGGCTGATTTTTATGCCACTTTGTTTGAAAAATTGCAGTCGCTGAATATAGATGTCCCGATTTATCCCGTGCCCAGCGAAATTCCCGGCGCTATTCCGTTTAACGAAGACGAACTGCATCAGTCTTACGATCAGCATCAGATGGAGAATTTCTGGCTGGCGCTGGTTAGGATGCATAATGTACTGACCCGTTTCCGCGCACGCTTCACCGGTAAATGCAGTCCTGTTCATTTTTTCTGGGGTGCTTTTGATCTGGCCGTAACGCGGTTTTCAGGGAGGGATGCACCTGAGCATACAGGAGCTGCACCCAATATGCCTACTATTGTTATGCAGGAAGCGTACTCCAAAGAAGTAAGCTCCTGTGGCTTCTGGCCAGGTAATGAGCAATATCCGCAGGCTTGTTTTTATTCCTATGCCTATCCGGCTGCTCCTGATTTTGGTACACAACCTGTACAGCCGGCAGGAGCCTTCTACAGCCAAGAGATGGGAGAGTTTATGTTACCTTACGATATAGTGCAGCAGGCTGATAACCCTGACGAGGCATTGATGGCCTTTTTACAGTCTACCTACGAAGCTGCCGCCAATACAAGCCGCTGGGACCGTAAGGCCCTGGAATGTGATCTGTCAAGGTATGAAGAGGCTTATGGTTGTTATAAGGAGGTGTAG